In the genome of Phacochoerus africanus isolate WHEZ1 chromosome 10, ROS_Pafr_v1, whole genome shotgun sequence, one region contains:
- the EXOC1 gene encoding exocyst complex component 1 isoform X6, whose protein sequence is MTAIKHALQRDIFTPNDERLLSIVNVCKAGKKKKNCFLCATVTTERPVQVKVVKVKKSDKGDFYKRQAAWALRDLAVVDAKDAAKENPEFDLHFEKIYKWVASSTAEKNAFISCIWKLNQRYLRKKIDFVNVSSQLLEESVPSGENQSVTGGDEEAVDEYQELNAREEQDIEIMMGGCECAISNAEAFAEKLSRELQVLDGANIQSIMASEKQVNTLMKLLDEALDEVDQIEVKLSSYEEMLQSVKEQMDQISESNHLIHLSNTNNVKLLSEIEFLVNHLDLAKGHIKALQEGDLASSRGIEACTNAADALLQCMNVALRPGHDLLLAVKQQQQRFSDLREHFARRLASHLNNVFVQQFTQALLQLYNRSYFLSVPGHDQSSTLAQHSIELTLPNHHPFHRDLLRYAKLMEWLKSTDYGKYEGLTKNYMDYISRLYEREIKDFFEVAKIKMTGTTKESKKFATLPRKESAVKQETESLHGSSGKLTGSTSSLNKLSVQSSGNRRSQSSSLLDMGNMSASDLDVADRTKFDKIFEQVLSELEPLCLAEQDFIGKLFKLQQHPSVPGMMTEAEDLDGGTLSRQHNSGTPLPVSSEKDMIRQMMIKIFRCIEPELNNLIALGDKIDSFNSLYMLVKMSHHVWTAQNVDPASFLSTTLGNVLVTVKRNFDKCISNQIRQMEEVKISKKSKVGILPFVAEFEEFAGLAESIFKNAERRGDLDKAYTKLIRGVFVNAFL, encoded by the exons ATGACGGCAATCAAGCATGCATTACAGAGAGACATTTTTACACCAAATGATGAACGCCTGCTGAGTATTGTCAATGTCTGcaaggcaggaaaaaagaaaaaaaactgttttttgtGTGCCACAG TGACAACTGAGCGCCCCGTGcaggtgaaggtggtcaaagtcAAGAAGTCTGATAAAGGAGATTTCTACAAAAGGCAGGCTGCGTGGGCCCTCCGCGACCTGGCTGTGGTGGATGCCAAGGATGCTGCCAAA gaaaatcctgaatttgatttacattttgaaaaaatatataaatgggtTGCTAGCAGCACTGCTGAGAAGAATGCATTTATTTCATGCATTTGGAAATTGAATCAGCGCTATCTCCGGAAGAAAATTGATTTTGTCAATGTTAGCTCACAGCTTTTGGAAg aATCTGTTCCGAGCGGAGAAAATCAGAGTGTGACAGGAGGCGATGAAGAAGCAGTGGATGAGTACCAAGAGTTAAATGCAAGAGAGGAGCAGGATATTGAAATAATGATGGGAGGCTGTGAGTGTGCAATTTCTAATGCAGAGGCCTTTGCAGAAAAGCTGTCCAGAGAGCTGCAGGTGCTAGATGGG GCCAACATCCAGTCAATCATGGCCTCGGAGAAGCAAGTGAACACCCTCATGAAGCTGCTGGATGAGGCTCTGGATGAGGTGGATCAGATCGAAGTGAAGCTGAGCAGCTATGAGGAAATGCTCCAGAGCGTGAAAGAGCAAATGGATCAGATCTCAGAGAGCAACCACCTGATTCACCTTAGCAACACCAACAATGTCAAACTCTTGTCCGAGATAGAGTTCCTTGTG AACCACCTGGACTTGGCCAAAGGTCACATAAAGGCGCTTCAGGAAGGAGACCTGGCGTCCTCACGAGGCATCGAGGCCTGTACCAATGCCGCAGACGCCCTCCTGCAGTGCATGAATGTGGCTCTTCGACCAG GCCACGACCTGCTTCTGGCAGTCAAGCAGCAACAGCAGCGTTTCAGTGATTTGCGGGAGCATTTTGCCAGGAGGCTAGCCAGTCATCTCAACAATGTTTTTGTTCAGCAg TTTACTCAGGCCCTCCTTCAGCTCTATAACAGGTCCTACTTTCTTTCGGTGCCT GGTCATGATCAGAGTTCCACTCTTGCTCAGCACTCAATTGAGCTGACTTTACCTAATCATCATCCATTTCATAGAGACTTGCTCCGATATGCCAAGCTGATGGAGTGGCTGAAGAGTACCGACTACGGAAAGTATGAGGGGCTAACAAAG aattacatGGATTATATATCACGACTCTatgagagagaaatcaaagatttcTTTGAAGTTGCAAAGATCAAGATGACCGGCACAACTAAAGAAAGCAAGAAGTTTG CTACACTGCCCCGAAAAGAAAGTGCTGTCAAACAGGAAACAGAGA gTCTTCATGGAAGTTCCGGGAAATTAACAGGATCTACGTCTAGTCTAAACAAACTCAGTGTTCAGAGTTCAGGGAATCGCAGATCTCAGTCATCTTCTTTGTTGGATATGGGGAACATGTCTGCCTCTGACCTTGATGTTGCTGACAGAACCAAGTTTGATAAG atCTTTGAACAGGTTCTCAGTGAGCTGGAGCCCCTGTGTCTGGCAGAACAGGACTTCATAGGGAAACTTTTCAAACTGCAGCAACATCCAAGTGTGCCAGGAATGATG ACTGAAGCAGAGGACCTCGATGGCGGAACATTGTCACGGCAACATAATTCTGGCACACCACTGCCTGTTTCGTCTGA GAAAGATATGATCCGCCAAATGATGATTAAAATATTTCGCTGCATTGAGCCAGAACTCAACAACCTTATTGCATTAGGAGACAAAATCGATAGTTTTAACTCCCTTTACATGCTAGTCAAAATGAGTCATCATGTGTGGACTGCCCAAAATGTGGACCCTGCCTCTTTTCTGAGTACTACATTGGGAAATGTTTTGGTGACTGTCAAAAGGAACTTTGACAAATGTATt AGTAACCAGATAAGGCAAATGGAAGAAGTAAAGATCTCAAAGAAGAGTAAAGTAGGAATTCTTCCATTTGTGGCTGAATTTGAAGAATTTGCTGGACTTGCAGAATCGATCTTTAAAAATGCTGAGCGTCGTGGAGACCTAGATAAAGCATATACTAAACTTATCAGAGGGGTGTTTGTTAACG CATTTCTTTGA
- the EXOC1 gene encoding exocyst complex component 1 isoform X2 — MTAIKHALQRDIFTPNDERLLSIVNVCKAGKKKKNCFLCATVTTERPVQVKVVKVKKSDKGDFYKRQAAWALRDLAVVDAKDAAKENPEFDLHFEKIYKWVASSTAEKNAFISCIWKLNQRYLRKKIDFVNVSSQLLEESVPSGENQSVTGGDEEAVDEYQELNAREEQDIEIMMGGCECAISNAEAFAEKLSRELQVLDGANIQSIMASEKQVNTLMKLLDEALDEVDQIEVKLSSYEEMLQSVKEQMDQISESNHLIHLSNTNNVKLLSEIEFLVNHLDLAKGHIKALQEGDLASSRGIEACTNAADALLQCMNVALRPGHDLLLAVKQQQQRFSDLREHFARRLASHLNNVFVQQFTQALLQLYNRSYFLSVPGHDQSSTLAQHSIELTLPNHHPFHRDLLRYAKLMEWLKSTDYGKYEGLTKNYMDYISRLYEREIKDFFEVAKIKMTGTTKESKKFGPRRLSLVGLHGSSGKLTGSTSSLNKLSVQSSGNRRSQSSSLLDMGNMSASDLDVADRTKFDKIFEQVLSELEPLCLAEQDFIGKLFKLQQHPSVPGMMTEAEDLDGGTLSRQHNSGTPLPVSSEKDMIRQMMIKIFRCIEPELNNLIALGDKIDSFNSLYMLVKMSHHVWTAQNVDPASFLSTTLGNVLVTVKRNFDKCISNQIRQMEEVKISKKSKVGILPFVAEFEEFAGLAESIFKNAERRGDLDKAYTKLIRGVFVNVEKVANESQKTPRDVVMMENFHHIFATLSRLKISCLEAEKKEAKQKYTDHLQSYVIYSLGQPLEKLNHFFEGVEARVAQGIREEEVSYQLAFNKQELRKVIREYPGKEVKKGLDNLYKKVDKHLCEEENLLQVVWHSMQDEFIRQYKHFEGLIARCYPGSGVTMEFTIQDILDYCSSIAQSH; from the exons ATGACGGCAATCAAGCATGCATTACAGAGAGACATTTTTACACCAAATGATGAACGCCTGCTGAGTATTGTCAATGTCTGcaaggcaggaaaaaagaaaaaaaactgttttttgtGTGCCACAG TGACAACTGAGCGCCCCGTGcaggtgaaggtggtcaaagtcAAGAAGTCTGATAAAGGAGATTTCTACAAAAGGCAGGCTGCGTGGGCCCTCCGCGACCTGGCTGTGGTGGATGCCAAGGATGCTGCCAAA gaaaatcctgaatttgatttacattttgaaaaaatatataaatgggtTGCTAGCAGCACTGCTGAGAAGAATGCATTTATTTCATGCATTTGGAAATTGAATCAGCGCTATCTCCGGAAGAAAATTGATTTTGTCAATGTTAGCTCACAGCTTTTGGAAg aATCTGTTCCGAGCGGAGAAAATCAGAGTGTGACAGGAGGCGATGAAGAAGCAGTGGATGAGTACCAAGAGTTAAATGCAAGAGAGGAGCAGGATATTGAAATAATGATGGGAGGCTGTGAGTGTGCAATTTCTAATGCAGAGGCCTTTGCAGAAAAGCTGTCCAGAGAGCTGCAGGTGCTAGATGGG GCCAACATCCAGTCAATCATGGCCTCGGAGAAGCAAGTGAACACCCTCATGAAGCTGCTGGATGAGGCTCTGGATGAGGTGGATCAGATCGAAGTGAAGCTGAGCAGCTATGAGGAAATGCTCCAGAGCGTGAAAGAGCAAATGGATCAGATCTCAGAGAGCAACCACCTGATTCACCTTAGCAACACCAACAATGTCAAACTCTTGTCCGAGATAGAGTTCCTTGTG AACCACCTGGACTTGGCCAAAGGTCACATAAAGGCGCTTCAGGAAGGAGACCTGGCGTCCTCACGAGGCATCGAGGCCTGTACCAATGCCGCAGACGCCCTCCTGCAGTGCATGAATGTGGCTCTTCGACCAG GCCACGACCTGCTTCTGGCAGTCAAGCAGCAACAGCAGCGTTTCAGTGATTTGCGGGAGCATTTTGCCAGGAGGCTAGCCAGTCATCTCAACAATGTTTTTGTTCAGCAg TTTACTCAGGCCCTCCTTCAGCTCTATAACAGGTCCTACTTTCTTTCGGTGCCT GGTCATGATCAGAGTTCCACTCTTGCTCAGCACTCAATTGAGCTGACTTTACCTAATCATCATCCATTTCATAGAGACTTGCTCCGATATGCCAAGCTGATGGAGTGGCTGAAGAGTACCGACTACGGAAAGTATGAGGGGCTAACAAAG aattacatGGATTATATATCACGACTCTatgagagagaaatcaaagatttcTTTGAAGTTGCAAAGATCAAGATGACCGGCACAACTAAAGAAAGCAAGAAGTTTG gACCAAGAAGACTCTCTTTAGTGG gTCTTCATGGAAGTTCCGGGAAATTAACAGGATCTACGTCTAGTCTAAACAAACTCAGTGTTCAGAGTTCAGGGAATCGCAGATCTCAGTCATCTTCTTTGTTGGATATGGGGAACATGTCTGCCTCTGACCTTGATGTTGCTGACAGAACCAAGTTTGATAAG atCTTTGAACAGGTTCTCAGTGAGCTGGAGCCCCTGTGTCTGGCAGAACAGGACTTCATAGGGAAACTTTTCAAACTGCAGCAACATCCAAGTGTGCCAGGAATGATG ACTGAAGCAGAGGACCTCGATGGCGGAACATTGTCACGGCAACATAATTCTGGCACACCACTGCCTGTTTCGTCTGA GAAAGATATGATCCGCCAAATGATGATTAAAATATTTCGCTGCATTGAGCCAGAACTCAACAACCTTATTGCATTAGGAGACAAAATCGATAGTTTTAACTCCCTTTACATGCTAGTCAAAATGAGTCATCATGTGTGGACTGCCCAAAATGTGGACCCTGCCTCTTTTCTGAGTACTACATTGGGAAATGTTTTGGTGACTGTCAAAAGGAACTTTGACAAATGTATt AGTAACCAGATAAGGCAAATGGAAGAAGTAAAGATCTCAAAGAAGAGTAAAGTAGGAATTCTTCCATTTGTGGCTGAATTTGAAGAATTTGCTGGACTTGCAGAATCGATCTTTAAAAATGCTGAGCGTCGTGGAGACCTAGATAAAGCATATACTAAACTTATCAGAGGGGTGTTTGTTAACG tgGAGAAAGTGGCCAACGAAAGCCAGAAGACGCCCAGGGATGTAGTCATGATGGAAAACTTTCACCATATTTTTGCAACACTTTCTCGTTTGAAAATCTCATgtctagaagctgaaaaaaaagaagccaaacaaaaatacacagaCCACCTTCAGTCTTACGTCATTTACTCTTTAGGACAACCTCTTGAAAAGCTAAAT CATTTCTTTGAAGGTGTTGAAGCTCGGGTAGCACAGGGTATAAGAGAGGAGGAAGTAAGCTATCAGCTTGCATTTAACAAGCAGGAGCTCCGGAAAGTTATCAGAGAGTATCCTGGGAAGGAGGTGAAAAAAGGCCTGGACAACCTCTACAAGAAGGTCGATAAGCACCTGTGCGAAGAGGAGAACCTACTGCAG